Below is a genomic region from Culicoides brevitarsis isolate CSIRO-B50_1 chromosome 2, AGI_CSIRO_Cbre_v1, whole genome shotgun sequence.
AGTCAGCATGAGACcatcctaaaaattaaaaaaaatattttttttattttaaaatcaaattttttatgcaaaacttACCCAACGCTCCTGCAACGATTCCCCCAAAATATACAGCCAACACTCGGAAATGCCCTTGATCGCCTTCCAAAATGGTTCCGGCAATAATTTGCAGCAAGATATTCGAGAACAAGTGAAGGGCATCCACGTGAACGAACATGTAAGTGACGTAGCGCCAGacctttttgttttatttttggttttagattaaaataaataaaaacttatcaTTATCGCATGACtgataaagtttatttttctctttcgttAAGGCGAGCCAGCCACAATTGCGTATCAAAAGAGTCTTATCTAATTTCCGAGAAACCATCGCACTCGATATTTCATTGatcttttgttaataatttccTTTTGTGATTCacagtttcaattttcaacgcaaaaaaacgggattgataaatatttttcgtttaaaaaataacttaaccGCATTTACATTCAATTGtgatctattaaatttttattttcgattttttacgaatttttccaagtttttatgaattttcacaaattttttctaatattttcaaaaagtttttccgattttctacaaatttcgaatttttcatgaattttccaaaatttccataaattttccaaatttccaagattttcaagaaaactttttaaaactttatttaatttatttttaaattgtgaatttttttaagtttttccgaatttttcataaattttctgaaatttcccAAGAAAACTTAAGAGACCTCtacaaacattttcaaatcataaaatttttcaagattttccagttttccaaaattttccaagattttctaaaaattaaattttcccattTCTCAAGAAAAGCttctaaattctaaattttcatcgatttttcaTATTCCATTAATTCGATATTTGGACGGCGCCAtttcttgaattagcaaattgcaaattttcacGTCGTTACGAACAGACAGACAGACATCacggacaatttttttaaaattaatttcgcataacggcaaaaaaaatattcacctGATATCGCTCCGATGGAATAAATGCAAGCGCGTCACTCCATCCATTTTTGCTCACAGCCAAGTGTAATCCGATCTGCAATtaaatcacatttttcataGTAAACAAAGCAAGTCAGCTGTGCCAAATACACGTGAAGGTCGCACCTGtacaaaactcaaaattatcaTGCTCCAAGGCAGTGCGATATTTGGTCGTTCTTGATGGTACATCTGACGTTCAATGTCATATTTTCTGCTTTTCTCACTGGATTCATCTTCGTCACTTTCTTCCATGATCGGATTTGATCCgacatgatgaaaaattgaattcatcgAAACCACACTGGCtttcctcatttttattttgagcttttttatttaatttaaatttagtttaaaaaaattgtttgtgttttGATATCTTTTCTAGTCACTCGTCTCTGTAGAACTGAGGCTTTGTTTGAAATGCGAGTTAATAATTATATGTTTGTTAGATATCAGCGACGACTTTGTATAGACACCTGTGATTGTTCTAGTTTAATGAGTAGGTACGCGAGTGCGATTATGAGGTTTATCGTCGGCTCTATGTTGGAACGTTTTGTgtgagttttgatttgaaatcagattaaaatttaaaaaaatgggaatAAAGAATGCGATAAAGGATTTccgagaaaatttaaacaattcaaGTTATCAAagttattaaagttaattattgattgtttttttcactttacttTTCGATGAGATtagaataaacaaaatatttttataaatattttatttcaacaaaagttattaagaaatttttttttagcaaacatTTTATTCTCCTACCtacttaattttcaattttacattTCTTTATTCTctataaagtatttttttaaaagtatgaaataaaaacatatattaaaaaaaataaatattaaaaaattaattttttattttattttattttttatatttttttatttttgataaattttattattttttaatttttttttttttttttttaataaaatctataaaattattaaaggtttttctctttttgatgtataaaatattttttaaaaaatatataaacaataatttatattttatgaaaaaaaaacatcttaaaagaaatataccatagaatagaaaatttatttaaaaatatatatatatatttaaaaaaaattaatgaaaattttaataaattttcattcaggtaatctaaaaaattgccgcacaaaaatattcaggtattcaaaaaattaaaaaatataattttatttaaaaattttattttaattttttacttttattttttattattattttttttttttttgaataaatcaataatgctaatttaacaaaaaaaaaataaaatttattttaaaaaattattgaaaaattgtaaaaatcttaaaatattaaaaaaccttgattaaaaattgatttaggtaaatttaataaatatatgaaaatttatgaattaattatttaaaattaataaaagtaattatttttttaattttatttatttttttttttttgaatttcaatcaaaataatgctaatttaaaaaaaaagttaaaaatcaaaaattttaaaaaaaaaaattaattttttttagcgaaaaattgatataaaaatttcctaaaatattttttcaaaaatcagtgagctgatgttttaaaaatttttttcaaatttttatttgtgaaaaattatttttcaattttttagttgaattgctCTGAAATCAATTTGAATAAGAAATTATCAATGAAGATACATTAAAAACAACGATAATATTGATCAtcggtcaaaaattcattgaatatttgtcattttgtatgaaaaagtaaattttttttttttttgaattttcgaaagttcgaaataaatttggagcggccttaggtatatttataaataattaatttttatttatatttaatttagaaatataatttatcattaaaaattaaaaaaaaatacatattttttaaattttcatgttaaaatatgcCTAATGTAAAGTTGTCGAAATTAACcgaaattcgacaaaaaatatttcaaaatcccAAACTTAACTCGCTTCGAAATTCCGTTCTCGAACTCCGAATAACaacagaacaacaacaacaaccgaaGGGCAGAAAATTCGTGTAAAGAGATAAAAAGATCTCTtgccttaatttaatttaatccgaaaaaaattcttcctttaatttttctctgtgATGGACGACAAACGAGACGTTACCACGCCAGATGACGACGAAACAATTGTGCCGGGAACCTCTGTTGTCGTGCCTTTGGTCCACACGAACGAATTCGAGGAACTCACGGAAGAACTTTTAAATGCTCACATCGGCGGCGACAAAACGCCCAAAACGGGAAAAATTCTGCAAATACGACAAGAAAGTTTGGAAGAACCCGAGACACTTGCTGGACCAAGTACTGCCGATGCAGGCGACACACATTCCGACACGGGCTCAATTATGACAAAATCGAGTTCCTTTTGTAGTGCCGTCGACGAGGATGGAGCAATAAATATCGCCGATTCCGATGATTTTATGCACGATCCGGACTTTTTGAGTCAAAAGTTGCACGTTTTCATCTTATCGGCAGCGGGAAAGCCGATTTATACGCTGCACGGGAACGAAGACAAGCTCGCGACGCTGTTTGGCGTGATGCAGGCGATTGTTTCGGTCGTGCAGAGCGAAGACGAGGACAATTTGAGGGCAATTCATGCGGGAGACTCGACATTCGTGTTCCTCAATAAAAGTCCGATAATTTTAGTGGCAGTgtcgaagacgaaaaaaagtgtGCCTCAGTTGCAGATGTTGCTGCACGacgtttttaatcaaattgtgTCGACACTGACGCTCAGTACGCTCACCAAAGTCTACGAAAACCGGAAAAACTTCGATTTGCGACGTCTTTTGTCGGGCAGCGAGCGACTAATTCATCATTTGTTGTTGACTGACGTCCGAACGAAGGGAATTTCGAATAATCCGTTTATTTTTCTGACACATTCGATACGAATTCTGCCGATGCAGGCAAATGTGCGTGACAATATTGTGAGTGCAATCCAAAATAACTgctccaaaattaaaaatctcgtTTTCGCCATTCTCATCGCCAAAAGCAAACTCATCGCGTTGGTCCGCATGAAAAAATACGTCATCCATCCGGCAGATCTGCGAATTATTTTCAACCTGATCGATTCCacggaaaatttcaaatactcCGAAAGTTGGACCCCGATTTGCCTCCCGAAATTCGATCCGAACGGCTTCATGCATGCCCATGTCTCGTATTTGGCGGAAGATTGTGAGGCGTGTCTCCTGCTGATGTCCGTGGAACGCGATCATGCCGTTTTTTCCGAACTCTCCGAggcaaaacgaaaaattacggaaaagcTGCGACGTTCGAATTGCTTGGAAGCCATCAACGAATCCATCAATCACAAAGGAATTAATTTGCGGTCCATTGGATTGCCCGAAATGCGGCATTTTTTGTATCGATGCAAGTCGTCGGCGCAACTTTTGTGCTCAGAAATTACAGTACCGTATAATACTCCGGAGGCATTTGAGCGACTTGAAGCGACGTATTTTCAGTTGCACGACAGGATTCACAGTCAGTCGAGACCGTTGAAGTTGATTTATGAGGCGCGGGAGACGGAACTTTTGCTTGTTTGGGTgagttttttgaacatttttttttttaatcttgaagtaatttttgatttttttttcttgaaggtAACGCAAGGATACGAGCTTTTTGCAGTATTTGAACCTCTTATTGACAAAATTACCGTAATAAATCTAGTCAATAAATTGCTCAAGTGGATCAAAAAGGAAGAGGactacttatttattttgaatgcgCCGagtttttagcagtttttgcACGTTATAACATCAAAGATTAGATAGAAcaatactaaataaatttaactaattaacaaatttacgaaaaaaaattttttttttgtttcattttgacTCGaaatttgtccttttttgtgttttaaaacattttgtgataatttttttaaagtttcttaattttttaaattttttaaaatgttttttaatttacaaaaaattaaaattctacaattttttattttttttttcaaggaaagttaaaaacaaaggttaaaataaaaaatttcttaacaagttcattttttcaaaattatttttaacatttttcaatttttaggaataatttcatcgatttttttttattttttcttttcaagtgCTTTCAATCgacgagataaaaaaaatgtcattttataaagtaatttttttggttaaaaaaaattaattgaattattaaataaataaatattaatttattatttaaattataaaattttaattaaattaaaaatttaaaaattttttaatttaattaaattttattaattttattttattttttcaaaaaaaaaaaaaaatatttaatattttttactacttttttattttaagtttttaagtcaattttttaataaattgcattttaaaaatttaatttaaaaataaaaaattcggtcaaaaaaaattttttcaattttaatatattttagagcattttaaatatttttaaaattttaatttttgttttttcgtttttcaaaatcaaacagaaccaaaaaattcaaaaatcaattttaaattttatttatttttatttttccccattggattttttcaggggacaaaattttgattaattttcaaattttaattttttttttcatttactttctttcattttagttAACAATTTCTATAATAtgaagacgaaaaatttacaaaattaaatattttaacggtttttaattaatttctgaaaaaaaaaattaattgaatatctGTTAAAACcccagaaaaatttaaattttcatcttaaaaatattcaatattacctaattttcaaattttcaacacaaaaatctaaaaaaaaaataatttcaatcaattttacatttcatttaacattttctcaTACGCAACATGACTCCCACATGTCtcccattcattcattaacaAACTGacatttgacttttgaatgactcacttttcgaataaaaatcataGCCTTTGcttaaaatgtcattttctaatcaaaaattattagttttattgattttcataaaaaatcattaaaaataacaattttgcacatttttgagatttttatgccgataagaaaaatacaaaaaaaaatcgtcaagtTGTTAACGGAAATATTATCCTACTACGTTGATTACGAAAAATTCTGAGCTTGCGCAGCAAAGCGCGAAACAGCGATGACGTTTTTGGGGAAATCGATAgtgtaaaattattcaagttgcaaaataaatgttttcttGTTATCAAAGGATTTAAATGTTGACGAACGTTTGATTTAAGTAAAATCTAGTTAAATTAGCTTTAATCGAATATAATCCTTGCACTACTTGTTCTTGTTGTTAGATTTAAAGGTAATCACGAgtgaaattttacattttttttccctcTCTTCAAGTTTTGGAATTTTCCGtgagagttaaaaaaaatttttttttttcagataaattttaaataatggcAAATCCCTTCTTGTTCACCGACGACGATGTCGTTGAACCTGTCTCGTCAAATCCCTTTTTCGATGCTGATCCTGCAGATGAGGTTCCGGATAATCCGTTTCTCAGTGACAGCAATCCCTTTGCGAGTTTCGCGGAACCCGATGGAGGCATggcgcaacaacaacaatatatCGAACAAGCAGCTCCCGACATGATGAGctaccaacaacaacaacaggcaGCTTTCGATACGTCAAATGAGTTGCTGGATTTCGGGGGCGACAAGGAGAATCAAATGCAAAATTCCGTCGCCGTCACGAACGACGTGGAAAGCTCAAAGAAATCTCCGCCCGAACGTCCGGCGCCTCCGCGAGAAATGCAAGATCTCATTTCGACGCTGTCAACGCAACTCGACATGACAAGCAATAAATTGTTGGGACAAATTCCGGCAACGAGAACTCCGTCACCCGTTAGTATGCGGGATTTGCATACGCCAAG
It encodes:
- the LOC134831113 gene encoding protein rhomboid, which encodes MRKASVVSMNSIFHHVGSNPIMEESDEDESSEKSRKYDIERQMYHQERPNIALPWSMIILSFVQIGLHLAVSKNGWSDALAFIPSERYQVWRYVTYMFVHVDALHLFSNILLQIIAGTILEGDQGHFRVLAVYFGGIVAGALGWSHADLSIVGCSSGSYALFFSQIPQALLNHSTIPYFKARISCLMLAIIAATFYEGYMILFSADFLHKVAISSHFFGCMAGIIVGFVIYRKKHVVIQYSFAFILFYVLILAIVYNVYRVA
- the LOC134831127 gene encoding vacuolar fusion protein MON1 homolog, which encodes MDDKRDVTTPDDDETIVPGTSVVVPLVHTNEFEELTEELLNAHIGGDKTPKTGKILQIRQESLEEPETLAGPSTADAGDTHSDTGSIMTKSSSFCSAVDEDGAINIADSDDFMHDPDFLSQKLHVFILSAAGKPIYTLHGNEDKLATLFGVMQAIVSVVQSEDEDNLRAIHAGDSTFVFLNKSPIILVAVSKTKKSVPQLQMLLHDVFNQIVSTLTLSTLTKVYENRKNFDLRRLLSGSERLIHHLLLTDVRTKGISNNPFIFLTHSIRILPMQANVRDNIVSAIQNNCSKIKNLVFAILIAKSKLIALVRMKKYVIHPADLRIIFNLIDSTENFKYSESWTPICLPKFDPNGFMHAHVSYLAEDCEACLLLMSVERDHAVFSELSEAKRKITEKLRRSNCLEAINESINHKGINLRSIGLPEMRHFLYRCKSSAQLLCSEITVPYNTPEAFERLEATYFQLHDRIHSQSRPLKLIYEARETELLLVWVTQGYELFAVFEPLIDKITVINLVNKLLKWIKKEEDYLFILNAPSF